Proteins from a genomic interval of Sceloporus undulatus isolate JIND9_A2432 ecotype Alabama unplaced genomic scaffold, SceUnd_v1.1 scaffold_15, whole genome shotgun sequence:
- the LOC121917323 gene encoding myosin regulatory light chain 2, smooth muscle minor isoform isoform X2, which yields MSSKRAKTKTTKKRPQRATSNVFAMFDQSQIQEFKEAFNMIDQNRDGFIDKEDLHDMLASLGKNPTDEYLDAMMNEAPGPINFTMFLTMFGEKLNGTDPEDVIRNAFACFDEEATGFIQEDYLRELLTTMGDRFTDEEVDELFREAPIDKKGNFSYIEFTRILKHGAKDKDD from the exons ATGTCAAGCAAAAGGGCAAAGACTAAGACCACAAAGAAGCGCCCTCAGCGGGCTACTTCCAATGTGTTTGCTATGTTTGATCAGTCTCAAATTCAAGAATTCAAAGAAGCATTTAATATGATTGATCAAAACAGAGATGGTTTCATTGACAAAGAAGACCTGCACGATATGCTTGCTTCACTtg GGAAGAATCCAACTGATGAATACCTAGATGCCATGATGAATGAAGCTCCAGGACCCATAAATTTTACTATGTTTCTCACAATGTTTGGAGAGAAATTAAATGGTACTGATCCAGAAGATGTAATCAGGAATGCCTTTGCTTGCTTTGATGAAGAAGCAACAG gcTTCATTCAAGAGGACTACCTGAGAGAACTGCTGACGACAATGGGAGACAGGTTTACAGATGAAGAAGTAGATGAGCTGTTCAGAGAGGCACCAATTGATAAAAAGGGCAACTTCAGTTACATTGAGTTCACACGCATCCTTAAACATGGAGCAAAAGACAAAGATGACTAA
- the LOC121917323 gene encoding myosin regulatory light chain 2, smooth muscle minor isoform isoform X1: MNPAVTMSSKRAKTKTTKKRPQRATSNVFAMFDQSQIQEFKEAFNMIDQNRDGFIDKEDLHDMLASLGKNPTDEYLDAMMNEAPGPINFTMFLTMFGEKLNGTDPEDVIRNAFACFDEEATGFIQEDYLRELLTTMGDRFTDEEVDELFREAPIDKKGNFSYIEFTRILKHGAKDKDD, from the exons AATCCAGCAGTCACCATGTCAAGCAAAAGGGCAAAGACTAAGACCACAAAGAAGCGCCCTCAGCGGGCTACTTCCAATGTGTTTGCTATGTTTGATCAGTCTCAAATTCAAGAATTCAAAGAAGCATTTAATATGATTGATCAAAACAGAGATGGTTTCATTGACAAAGAAGACCTGCACGATATGCTTGCTTCACTtg GGAAGAATCCAACTGATGAATACCTAGATGCCATGATGAATGAAGCTCCAGGACCCATAAATTTTACTATGTTTCTCACAATGTTTGGAGAGAAATTAAATGGTACTGATCCAGAAGATGTAATCAGGAATGCCTTTGCTTGCTTTGATGAAGAAGCAACAG gcTTCATTCAAGAGGACTACCTGAGAGAACTGCTGACGACAATGGGAGACAGGTTTACAGATGAAGAAGTAGATGAGCTGTTCAGAGAGGCACCAATTGATAAAAAGGGCAACTTCAGTTACATTGAGTTCACACGCATCCTTAAACATGGAGCAAAAGACAAAGATGACTAA